In Synechococcus sp. PCC 6312, one genomic interval encodes:
- a CDS encoding aspartate aminotransferase family protein, with the protein MSVTHPQTPVLDAPYNRSDFDRDVMNTYARFPLTLVKGSGCTVWDDQGKAYLDFVAGIATCTLGHAHPALVKTVTEQIQTLHHVSNLYYIPQQGDLATWLVNHSCADRVFFCNSGAEANEGAIKLARKYAHTVLNIANPVIITAQASFHGRTLATITATGQPKYQKNFDPLVPGFAYVDYNDIEALETKIAELDKDERQVAAILLEPLQGEGGVRPGDLPYFQRVRQICDEKGILLIFDEVQVGMGRTGNLWGHQTLGVEPDVFTSAKGLAGGVPIGAMLCKSFCDVFQPGDHASTFGGNPLACAAALTVCQTIERDHLLKNAQARGEQLRAGLKEIPNQYAGLVKEVRGWGLINGLEIEADSPITAPDIVKAAIAEGLLLVPAGPKVVRFVPPLIVSSEEIDQALAAINQALAALL; encoded by the coding sequence TTGTCAGTAACTCATCCCCAAACCCCAGTCCTTGATGCCCCCTACAATCGCAGCGACTTTGATCGGGATGTGATGAACACCTATGCCCGGTTTCCGCTCACCTTAGTCAAAGGCTCTGGCTGCACCGTTTGGGATGATCAGGGTAAAGCGTATTTAGATTTTGTCGCCGGAATTGCCACCTGTACCCTTGGCCATGCCCATCCCGCCCTCGTCAAAACCGTCACGGAGCAAATCCAAACCCTGCACCATGTTTCTAATCTGTATTACATTCCCCAACAGGGCGACTTGGCCACCTGGCTGGTGAATCATTCCTGTGCCGACCGGGTGTTTTTCTGTAATTCTGGGGCCGAAGCCAATGAAGGGGCGATTAAACTGGCCCGGAAATATGCCCATACGGTTTTGAACATTGCCAATCCCGTAATCATTACGGCCCAGGCCAGCTTCCACGGTCGGACTTTAGCTACCATCACCGCCACCGGCCAACCCAAATATCAGAAAAACTTTGATCCCCTCGTGCCTGGCTTTGCCTATGTGGATTACAACGACATTGAAGCCCTAGAAACCAAGATTGCTGAATTAGACAAGGATGAACGCCAAGTTGCCGCGATTCTTTTGGAGCCATTGCAAGGAGAAGGGGGAGTTCGTCCGGGAGATTTACCTTATTTCCAACGGGTGCGCCAGATTTGCGACGAAAAAGGTATTCTCCTGATTTTTGATGAAGTCCAAGTTGGCATGGGCCGCACCGGCAATCTTTGGGGTCATCAAACTCTTGGCGTTGAACCGGATGTGTTTACCTCGGCCAAGGGCCTGGCGGGAGGAGTTCCCATTGGGGCCATGCTCTGTAAATCCTTCTGTGATGTGTTTCAACCCGGTGATCATGCGAGTACGTTTGGCGGTAATCCCTTGGCCTGTGCCGCGGCGTTAACCGTGTGTCAAACCATTGAACGGGATCACTTGCTGAAAAATGCCCAGGCCCGCGGGGAACAGTTGCGTGCTGGCTTAAAAGAAATTCCCAATCAGTATGCTGGCCTGGTGAAAGAAGTGCGGGGTTGGGGATTGATCAATGGCCTGGAAATTGAGGCAGACTCACCGATTACGGCCCCTGACATTGTCAAAGCTGCCATTGCTGAAGGATTGTTACTGGTTCCCGCTGGCCCGAAAGTTGTCCGGTTTGTCCCGCCGTTGATTGTTTCATCTGAAGAAATTGATCAGGCCCTAGCCGCCATTAACCAAGCTTTAGCCGCGTTGCTGTAA
- a CDS encoding lipid-A-disaccharide synthase, which produces MSTPLDILILSNGPGELATWVYPVVQALRERLGQDTTQVRISLVLSPCPHASGQEAVAGAKISGIDRVQGGAHFWPFLIWGRTQENWDWRPRGLVLFLGGDQFFTVVLAKRLGYRSLIYAEWEARWLAQIDQFAARRSIPVTKAYEDKISVVGDLMTESQALLTPTTQAQIEELLNLSPTTPLIGLLPGSKPIKLHLGVPFMVTIAAHLQQLQPQARFVIPVAPTLNLQTLANYANPTTNPDFHLIDGIAAQLLEPEQGLPYLETTTGTKIYLWQKLPNYDLLSRCQLCLTTVGANTAELGALAVPMMVLLPQEQLQLKQGIVADGLGGLMIGLPGLQRWGSVLMFWLMVLQGLTRAQAWRLLTQKPLDWTLIKQGLGLRAWPNIWANQEIVPELVGPLDPLGLAEQIAGLLSQPQTLMEMRQHLQRIRGEAGAAAKIANLAAQLLDSAPILSAPLPPLSSS; this is translated from the coding sequence ATGTCAACACCCCTTGATATTTTGATTCTCTCGAATGGGCCGGGGGAGTTGGCCACGTGGGTTTATCCGGTGGTGCAGGCCCTCCGAGAGCGATTGGGGCAAGACACAACCCAGGTGCGAATTTCCCTGGTGCTTTCACCCTGTCCCCATGCCAGTGGCCAAGAAGCGGTTGCGGGGGCGAAGATTTCGGGGATAGATCGGGTTCAAGGGGGTGCTCATTTTTGGCCATTCTTAATTTGGGGCCGAACTCAAGAAAATTGGGATTGGCGACCGCGGGGCCTGGTGTTATTTTTGGGCGGCGATCAGTTTTTTACGGTTGTCTTAGCAAAGCGGCTCGGCTATCGCAGTTTGATTTATGCGGAATGGGAAGCCCGATGGTTAGCCCAGATTGATCAATTTGCCGCCCGGCGGTCTATCCCTGTCACCAAGGCCTATGAAGATAAAATTTCCGTAGTTGGTGATTTGATGACCGAGAGCCAGGCCCTGTTAACTCCCACCACTCAGGCACAGATTGAGGAATTATTAAACCTCAGCCCAACCACGCCCTTAATTGGATTATTACCAGGTTCTAAGCCGATTAAGTTGCATCTGGGTGTGCCTTTCATGGTGACAATTGCGGCCCATCTCCAGCAACTCCAACCCCAGGCCCGGTTTGTGATTCCTGTGGCCCCAACCCTAAACCTACAAACCTTGGCCAACTACGCCAACCCCACTACTAATCCAGATTTTCATCTGATTGATGGAATTGCCGCTCAACTATTGGAACCGGAGCAAGGCTTACCCTACTTAGAAACCACCACCGGAACCAAAATCTATCTCTGGCAAAAGCTTCCTAACTATGATCTCCTCAGTCGCTGTCAACTTTGCTTAACGACGGTGGGGGCCAACACGGCGGAATTGGGGGCCTTGGCGGTGCCGATGATGGTTTTATTACCCCAAGAACAACTCCAACTCAAGCAGGGGATCGTTGCCGATGGCCTGGGTGGATTGATGATTGGCCTGCCTGGACTTCAGCGATGGGGGTCGGTCTTGATGTTTTGGTTAATGGTCTTACAGGGATTAACCAGGGCCCAGGCCTGGCGGTTACTCACCCAAAAACCATTGGATTGGACATTGATTAAGCAGGGATTAGGCTTGCGGGCCTGGCCGAATATTTGGGCGAACCAGGAAATTGTGCCAGAATTAGTGGGCCCCCTCGATCCCCTCGGCCTGGCTGAACAAATTGCCGGCCTCTTAAGCCAACCCCAGACCCTTATGGAAATGCGTCAACACCTCCAACGGATTCGGGGTGAGGCCGGAGCCGCGGCTAAGATTGCGAATCTGGCGGCCCAACTGCTGGACTCTGCGCCAATCCTGTCTGCCCCATTGCCACCCCTGTCATCGTCCTAA
- a CDS encoding CPBP family intramembrane glutamic endopeptidase has translation MEPVSPQPELEPLSRTQILVAMGLTAILWLILSKALLQTPFAGGLLPLIWQPQALMVGTLIATGIVLASSLLYQFWPTYRAAADFYLELVIRPLVWADVFWLGLLPGLSEELLFRGVLLPTLGLDWYGIIGSAICFGILHMGGKQQWPYAIWATMVGGILGYSAVASGNLLVPVLAHTLTNWAAGVMWKLKHQP, from the coding sequence ATGGAACCTGTTAGCCCACAGCCGGAGCTTGAACCCCTCAGTCGCACCCAGATTTTAGTTGCGATGGGTTTGACGGCAATTCTTTGGCTGATTCTATCTAAAGCTCTTTTACAAACTCCTTTTGCAGGTGGTCTGCTCCCCCTCATTTGGCAACCCCAGGCCCTCATGGTTGGGACGTTAATTGCAACGGGAATTGTCTTGGCTAGCAGTTTGCTCTATCAATTTTGGCCCACCTATCGAGCGGCGGCAGATTTCTACTTGGAGTTGGTGATTCGTCCCCTCGTCTGGGCTGATGTCTTTTGGTTAGGGCTACTTCCGGGCCTGAGTGAAGAACTACTCTTTCGCGGTGTGTTGCTGCCAACCCTGGGCCTGGATTGGTATGGGATTATTGGCTCGGCAATTTGCTTTGGCATCCTTCATATGGGGGGTAAACAGCAATGGCCCTACGCGATTTGGGCCACGATGGTTGGGGGGATTTTGGGGTATAGTGCCGTGGCCAGTGGGAATCTTCTCGTTCCGGTTCTGGCTCATACTCTCACCAACTGGGCTGCCGGAGTGATGTGGAAATTAAAACATCAACCATAA
- a CDS encoding class I SAM-dependent methyltransferase, translating to MTTTTAITNAVELERIRRQFDFGPYPRIPLDKFPKDDTNSLFIHNVVTAYYLAYQTVIKPENLVILDAGCGSGYKSLLLAIANPGAKIVGIDLSEASVKMSQERLAYHQFENVEFHRMTIEEVPGLGLAFDYINCDEVLYLVPDPVKALQAMGSVLKPQGIIRANLHSYLQRAAYFRAQAVFRIMGIMDNNPEEMEMKLVQEIMAELKDGVDLKARAWNPKYQQEDAAEALLANHLLIGDQAFNVRDMFNFLDQAGLDFIAMVNWRQWSLENLFKDPENLPSFLALSLPDVPQQTQLELYELIHPVHRLLDFWCHRPQTPSELSPSLPEDWPDNVILKAQVYLHPQLCTETIQAKWAQYIQDRVVVDLGTFLSLTSTTPVYVDSLVLSCLLPLFAGPQSVEFLVKRWLQICPCNLTTCEPLTPSQALTYVRQFLHRLEPAQFVLCPLPT from the coding sequence ATGACAACCACAACCGCCATAACAAACGCTGTGGAACTGGAACGAATCCGTCGTCAATTTGATTTTGGCCCCTATCCCCGAATTCCCCTCGACAAATTTCCCAAAGATGACACCAATAGCCTGTTTATTCACAATGTTGTAACGGCCTATTACTTAGCCTATCAAACGGTTATTAAACCTGAAAATTTGGTTATCTTAGACGCAGGCTGTGGCAGTGGTTACAAATCCCTGTTGTTGGCGATTGCGAATCCAGGGGCCAAAATTGTCGGGATTGATCTCTCGGAAGCCTCTGTCAAAATGTCCCAGGAACGATTGGCTTATCATCAGTTTGAGAATGTTGAATTCCATAGGATGACGATTGAGGAAGTCCCAGGCCTGGGGTTGGCATTTGACTATATTAATTGTGATGAAGTCTTATACTTAGTTCCCGATCCAGTCAAGGCGCTCCAGGCCATGGGTTCTGTCCTTAAGCCTCAAGGGATTATCCGCGCCAATCTCCATAGCTATCTCCAACGTGCAGCGTATTTCCGGGCCCAGGCTGTTTTTCGGATTATGGGCATCATGGACAACAACCCGGAAGAGATGGAAATGAAACTGGTGCAGGAAATTATGGCCGAGTTGAAAGATGGAGTAGATTTAAAAGCCCGGGCCTGGAATCCCAAATATCAACAAGAAGATGCTGCCGAAGCGCTGTTAGCCAATCATTTACTGATCGGTGATCAGGCCTTTAATGTTCGGGATATGTTTAATTTCCTCGATCAGGCCGGCCTGGACTTTATTGCCATGGTGAACTGGCGGCAATGGTCACTGGAAAACCTCTTTAAAGATCCGGAAAACTTGCCCTCCTTTTTGGCCTTGAGCTTACCGGATGTGCCCCAACAAACCCAACTGGAACTCTACGAACTCATTCATCCTGTGCATCGCCTTTTGGATTTTTGGTGTCACAGGCCCCAGACCCCATCAGAGTTGTCCCCATCTCTCCCGGAAGATTGGCCGGATAACGTTATCCTCAAGGCTCAGGTGTATTTGCATCCCCAACTGTGCACCGAAACCATCCAGGCCAAGTGGGCGCAATACATTCAAGACCGAGTCGTGGTGGATTTGGGGACATTCCTCAGCCTGACTTCGACAACTCCGGTTTATGTGGATAGCTTGGTGCTGAGTTGCCTATTGCCCCTCTTTGCCGGGCCCCAATCGGTGGAATTTTTAGTCAAACGTTGGTTACAAATTTGCCCCTGCAACTTGACCACCTGTGAACCCCTGACCCCCAGCCAGGCCTTAACCTATGTCCGCCAATTTTTACATCGCCTAGAACCGGCCCAATTTGTTTTATGTCCCTTGCCGACCTGA
- a CDS encoding pyridoxal phosphate-dependent aminotransferase, whose translation MELATRIYQVTPSITLAIDSKAKAMRAAGIDICSFSAGEPDFNTPEHIKNAAQQALEEGKTRYGPAAGEPKLRELIAEKLNRDNNLPFKPENIIVTNGGKQSLFNLMMALINPGDEVIIPAPYWLSYPEMVYLAGGVPVIIPTTAATGYRITPAQLKAAITPRTKLFVLNSPSNPTGMIYPPDEIRALAEVIIAADIWVVSDEIYEKIRYDGLEHLSIGAVSEAAFQHTIVSSGFAKAYAMTGWRVGYLAGPLELIKATTTVQGHSTSNVCTFAQYGAMAALSGSQDCVAVMLAAFAKRREVMMGLLSAIPGLGIVKPTGAFYAYVNISQTGLGSLEFAERLLDEKQVALIPGKAFGTDDHIRLSYATDVTTIERGLERLADFVRELV comes from the coding sequence ATGGAACTAGCCACCCGGATTTATCAAGTTACTCCCTCCATTACCCTGGCCATTGACTCCAAAGCCAAAGCCATGCGAGCCGCGGGGATTGATATTTGTAGCTTTAGTGCCGGTGAACCCGATTTTAATACACCTGAACATATCAAAAACGCCGCCCAACAGGCTTTGGAAGAGGGCAAAACTCGTTACGGCCCGGCCGCCGGGGAACCTAAACTCCGGGAACTGATTGCCGAAAAACTCAACCGAGACAACAATCTGCCCTTCAAGCCGGAAAACATTATTGTCACCAATGGCGGCAAGCAATCCCTGTTTAACTTAATGATGGCCCTGATTAACCCTGGGGATGAGGTGATTATTCCGGCCCCCTACTGGTTAAGCTATCCGGAAATGGTTTACTTGGCTGGCGGTGTCCCGGTGATTATCCCAACTACGGCCGCAACCGGGTATCGGATTACCCCAGCGCAACTGAAGGCGGCCATCACCCCCCGCACGAAACTCTTTGTCCTCAACTCTCCCAGCAACCCCACAGGGATGATTTACCCCCCGGACGAAATTCGGGCCTTGGCTGAGGTAATTATCGCTGCGGATATTTGGGTTGTGTCCGATGAAATTTACGAAAAAATTCGCTACGACGGCCTGGAGCATTTAAGTATTGGGGCAGTCAGTGAGGCGGCATTTCAACACACCATTGTTAGCAGTGGTTTTGCCAAGGCCTATGCGATGACGGGCTGGCGGGTGGGTTATTTAGCTGGGCCACTAGAGTTAATTAAAGCCACCACTACGGTTCAGGGCCACAGCACCTCGAATGTTTGTACCTTTGCACAGTATGGGGCGATGGCGGCATTATCTGGGTCTCAAGATTGTGTGGCGGTGATGTTGGCGGCCTTTGCGAAACGGCGGGAAGTGATGATGGGTTTGTTGTCAGCGATCCCTGGCCTAGGCATTGTTAAACCCACTGGAGCCTTTTATGCCTATGTCAATATCAGTCAGACGGGCCTGGGGTCTCTGGAGTTTGCCGAACGGTTATTGGATGAAAAACAAGTGGCGTTAATCCCCGGTAAAGCCTTTGGAACCGATGATCATATTCGCTTATCCTATGCCACCGATGTCACCACCATTGAACGGGGCCTGGAACGCCTGGCGGATTTTGTCAGAGAGTTAGTTTAG
- a CDS encoding SDR family NAD(P)-dependent oxidoreductase translates to MVLLTGQTVLITGASSGIGQDCGMVFGAAGCRLILLSRRLSRLEELAESLKTQYQTDCLCLAGDVSNPNEIIPLLKSLPTAWQKIDILINNAGLSRGLERFDQALLSDWEEMIDTNIKGLLYVTHTLLPGMLARGQGQIINIGSIAGLQVYPGGHVYCATKAAVQAITEGLKQDLLGTPIRVSCIDPGLVATEFSQVRFHGDTERAEKVYQGLEPLTGMDVAEVILFCATRPAHVNLNQIVLMPTAQASTTRVHREANLN, encoded by the coding sequence ATGGTTTTATTAACAGGCCAAACTGTTTTAATCACCGGAGCCAGTAGCGGCATTGGCCAGGACTGTGGGATGGTCTTTGGGGCAGCGGGTTGTCGGTTAATTCTTTTGTCTCGGCGTTTATCTCGCTTGGAGGAATTGGCTGAATCCTTAAAAACTCAATACCAAACCGACTGTCTTTGCTTGGCGGGGGATGTTAGTAACCCAAATGAAATTATCCCCTTATTAAAATCTCTCCCGACAGCCTGGCAAAAGATTGACATTTTGATTAATAATGCGGGCTTAAGTCGGGGCCTGGAGCGATTTGATCAGGCCTTACTGTCTGATTGGGAGGAGATGATTGATACCAACATCAAGGGCTTACTCTATGTCACTCATACCCTTTTGCCAGGAATGTTAGCGCGAGGCCAGGGGCAGATTATCAATATTGGTTCGATTGCGGGGTTACAAGTCTATCCAGGCGGTCATGTCTATTGCGCAACCAAAGCAGCCGTGCAAGCGATTACAGAAGGTTTAAAACAGGATTTATTGGGGACACCGATTCGCGTCAGTTGTATTGATCCCGGCCTGGTGGCAACAGAATTTAGCCAAGTCCGTTTTCATGGGGACACCGAGCGAGCTGAAAAAGTCTATCAGGGCCTGGAGCCACTCACCGGGATGGATGTAGCCGAGGTCATCCTTTTTTGCGCCACCCGCCCGGCCCATGTCAATCTCAATCAAATCGTTTTGATGCCCACGGCCCAGGCCAGCACAACTCGCGTCCATCGAGAAGCCAATCTAAACTAA
- a CDS encoding type II toxin-antitoxin system HicA family toxin encodes MPRLKRLSGAEVVRILEKFGFQVHSQRGSHIKLRRDRETGQETLTIPNHRQLDTGTCRAIYRQACRYIPETDLFPHFYQK; translated from the coding sequence ATGCCTAGACTTAAACGATTATCCGGTGCTGAAGTCGTTAGAATCCTGGAGAAATTTGGTTTTCAGGTTCACAGTCAAAGAGGGAGTCATATTAAATTGCGGCGAGATCGCGAAACAGGCCAAGAAACCCTTACCATTCCTAACCATCGACAACTCGATACGGGTACTTGTCGAGCAATTTATCGCCAGGCCTGTCGCTATATTCCTGAGACAGACCTCTTTCCACATTTTTATCAAAAGTAA
- a CDS encoding type II toxin-antitoxin system HicB family antitoxin, protein MSLQHTIKSFIRPGEQSGYVAECLEILVVTQGQTLDEVVKNLQEAITLHLEGEDAAEFGLVPNPTVLVTFELQPTYA, encoded by the coding sequence ATGTCGCTACAACACACGATTAAGTCCTTCATCCGTCCAGGAGAGCAAAGTGGCTATGTGGCTGAATGCTTGGAGATTTTAGTCGTGACTCAGGGCCAAACACTGGATGAGGTCGTTAAAAATTTACAAGAAGCCATTACCCTGCATTTAGAGGGGGAAGATGCGGCCGAGTTTGGTTTGGTTCCTAATCCGACTGTTCTTGTGACCTTTGAATTACAGCCCACCTATGCCTAG
- a CDS encoding inorganic diphosphatase produces MNPIPMSLDLSRIPAQPKPGLVNVLIEIVGGSRNKYEFDKDMNAFILDRVLYSSVQYPFDYGFIPNTLGDDGDPLDGLVMMDEPTFPGCVIAARPIGYLEMIDGGDRDEKILCVPADDPRYAEVKSLKDIAPHRLAEVAEFFRTYKNLQKKVTEILDWQDAEKVQALVDHGIKAYKG; encoded by the coding sequence ATGAACCCAATACCCATGAGCTTAGACTTATCGCGGATTCCGGCTCAACCCAAACCCGGCCTGGTCAATGTCCTGATTGAAATTGTTGGGGGCAGTCGCAATAAATATGAATTTGACAAGGATATGAACGCCTTTATCTTGGATCGGGTGCTCTATTCCTCAGTGCAATATCCCTTTGACTATGGCTTTATTCCCAACACGCTTGGAGATGATGGGGATCCCCTGGATGGCCTGGTGATGATGGACGAGCCAACCTTTCCTGGTTGTGTGATTGCCGCCCGGCCCATTGGTTACTTAGAGATGATTGATGGCGGCGACCGGGATGAGAAAATTCTTTGTGTGCCGGCCGATGATCCCCGCTATGCCGAAGTAAAATCACTCAAAGATATTGCCCCGCACCGATTGGCTGAAGTGGCGGAGTTTTTCCGGACTTATAAAAACCTCCAAAAGAAAGTCACTGAAATTCTCGATTGGCAGGATGCGGAGAAAGTCCAGGCCTTGGTTGATCACGGTATCAAAGCCTATAAAGGTTAA
- a CDS encoding CPBP family intramembrane glutamic endopeptidase, with protein sequence MSLKRILLVALTAIVVFLVSAELLSSLTEPQVQGQISLYQTNLVLQANEWSGFQEYPQAKALLGRDPQADARRAYQKTIQSLGELPTITAQQSQQISQAQLNLGILEAVGAETLAAAPKTWAAAATGPDSDRQLAQTLQQLWQTPPIIMPQAEILITTHLTGWFQAQALQRLYQVENNSAQLSALQQTVQELAQAAVIRLALVAVLPLAGSVLGIFLLVGWGVNQYRQREQVLRHLNLDIPWSSETTLAVMVGWFVAFFGISFLIVPLALELIGGRGLVATPFGQAIYALITYSLMVVAGFGILIYTWKQYPKPIFQWLSFSGKTRWWAWSIGAYFVALPLVLLTSLLSQQLLNNQGGGNPLLEVILASHDYRSFAILWLMVAVMAPVFEETLFRGFLLPSLLPRMRPVTAMLTSGGLFAIAHLNAADLLPLAVLGTILGYVYWRSGNLLASMLLHGIWNSGSFIGLLLLSP encoded by the coding sequence ATGTCTTTGAAACGAATTTTGTTGGTGGCATTAACGGCCATTGTTGTCTTTTTAGTCTCCGCAGAATTACTCAGTAGCCTGACTGAACCCCAAGTTCAAGGACAGATTAGCCTCTATCAAACAAATCTTGTTCTCCAGGCCAATGAATGGTCAGGATTTCAAGAGTATCCTCAGGCCAAAGCTCTCTTAGGTCGTGATCCCCAGGCCGATGCTCGCCGGGCCTATCAAAAAACCATTCAATCCCTGGGTGAACTCCCCACCATCACAGCCCAACAGTCCCAGCAGATCAGCCAAGCCCAACTGAATTTGGGGATTCTGGAGGCCGTTGGGGCTGAGACTTTAGCTGCGGCTCCTAAAACTTGGGCGGCGGCGGCAACTGGCCCAGACTCAGACCGACAACTGGCCCAGACTCTTCAGCAACTCTGGCAAACACCGCCGATCATCATGCCCCAGGCCGAGATACTGATCACAACCCATCTCACGGGCTGGTTTCAAGCGCAGGCCTTACAAAGACTCTATCAAGTTGAGAATAACTCTGCCCAACTGAGTGCCCTCCAGCAAACCGTGCAAGAATTGGCCCAGGCCGCCGTCATTCGTTTGGCTTTAGTGGCGGTGCTGCCCTTAGCTGGGAGTGTTTTGGGGATTTTTTTATTGGTTGGTTGGGGTGTTAACCAATACCGACAACGGGAGCAAGTTTTACGGCATCTCAATCTAGATATTCCCTGGTCATCAGAAACCACATTAGCCGTCATGGTGGGCTGGTTTGTGGCCTTTTTCGGGATCAGCTTTCTGATTGTGCCCCTAGCTTTAGAGTTAATCGGTGGGCGGGGCCTGGTAGCAACTCCCTTTGGCCAGGCCATTTATGCGCTCATAACCTATAGCTTGATGGTGGTGGCTGGGTTTGGCATCCTCATTTACACCTGGAAGCAATATCCCAAACCCATTTTCCAGTGGCTTTCATTTTCGGGAAAAACCCGTTGGTGGGCCTGGAGCATCGGAGCCTATTTTGTTGCTTTACCCCTTGTCCTCCTCACCTCCCTACTCAGTCAACAACTCCTCAACAATCAAGGCGGTGGAAATCCCCTTTTGGAAGTTATTCTAGCCAGTCATGATTACCGTAGTTTTGCGATTTTGTGGTTGATGGTTGCTGTCATGGCCCCAGTTTTTGAGGAAACTCTGTTTCGGGGGTTTTTACTACCCTCACTGCTGCCGAGAATGCGACCAGTGACAGCAATGTTGACCAGTGGCGGCCTGTTTGCCATTGCCCATTTGAATGCCGCAGATTTATTGCCCCTGGCGGTTTTGGGGACTATCTTGGGCTACGTCTATTGGCGTTCGGGAAATTTACTCGCCTCAATGTTGCTCCACGGGATTTGGAATAGTGGTTCATTCATCGGGCTTTTATTACTTTCACCCTGA
- the murI gene encoding glutamate racemase, which produces MNNWRRSSYREISAGRIGVFDSGLGGLTVLKALQAQLPHESFLYFGDTAHLPYGERSAAEITTFVRQILAWMQQSGVKLGVMACNTSSALALEQVRREFDFPIIGLILPAAQVAVKKGKRIGIMATSATVNSQSYPQALQEQKPTIQVCQVACPEFVPLIEQNRCQDPYLRQVAQAYLEPLIEFGLDTLIYGCTHYPHIADVITALLPAQVRQIDPAQAVAQAAIQELELLGLRQYRRGRGTAKFAVSGNPEQFAHLASRWLGYFPYVEKVDLTAIHLSQVSMAVPPTPAS; this is translated from the coding sequence GTGAATAATTGGCGTAGGTCGTCCTATCGGGAAATTTCGGCCGGTCGGATTGGTGTGTTTGACAGTGGCCTGGGTGGACTGACGGTTTTGAAAGCCTTACAAGCCCAGCTACCCCATGAATCATTTTTATACTTTGGCGATACGGCTCACTTGCCTTATGGGGAACGGTCGGCGGCGGAAATTACTACCTTTGTGCGGCAAATTCTGGCCTGGATGCAGCAGTCAGGGGTGAAGTTAGGGGTGATGGCCTGTAATACCAGTTCAGCCTTGGCCCTTGAGCAAGTGCGCCGTGAATTTGATTTTCCGATCATTGGTTTAATTTTGCCCGCGGCTCAAGTCGCTGTGAAGAAGGGGAAACGCATCGGGATCATGGCGACTTCGGCGACAGTGAATAGTCAAAGTTATCCCCAGGCCCTCCAAGAGCAAAAGCCAACGATTCAGGTCTGTCAAGTGGCCTGCCCAGAGTTTGTCCCCCTCATCGAGCAAAATCGCTGTCAGGATCCCTATCTCCGGCAAGTGGCCCAGGCCTATTTAGAACCGCTGATTGAGTTTGGCCTGGATACCCTCATCTATGGCTGTACCCATTACCCCCATATTGCCGATGTGATTACCGCTCTCCTGCCAGCTCAAGTCAGGCAAATTGATCCAGCCCAGGCCGTAGCTCAAGCCGCGATTCAAGAGCTAGAACTATTGGGTTTGCGTCAATATCGGCGAGGGAGGGGAACCGCTAAGTTTGCAGTCAGTGGCAATCCTGAACAATTCGCCCATTTAGCCAGTCGTTGGTTAGGCTATTTCCCTTACGTTGAAAAAGTTGATTTGACAGCGATTCATCTATCTCAAGTTTCCATGGCAGTTCCCCCAACACCGGCCAGTTAA